AAGATCCTGGACAGCTGCAAACAGCTGACTCTGGCCCAGGGGGCGGGTGAGGAGGACCCCAGCGGCATGGTGACCATCATCACAGGCCTTCCGCTGGACAACCCCAGTGTGCTCTCAGGCCCTATGCAGGTCGGTCCGCCAGGCAGCAGGATGGGGGTGAGCGGGGGGAGGTGCCCGGGCCGACGTCCTCCTCAGACCACTCCATGCGCTTGCTTGTCGCTTGCACCATCCTTCAGGCAGCCCTGCAGGCCGCTGCACACGCCAGTGTGGACATCAAGAATGTTCTGGACTTGTACAAGCAGTGGAAGGAGATTGGTTGAGACGGACCCCACGCCCTACAGTGGGGCTGCGTCCAgatctctcctgccctccctggcaGCCAGGACCACCACCTGTAGTCACCCCAGCACACGCAGACGCACACGCACGCAGGAAGGGAGCCCAGCCGCGCAGGCCCCAGGGAGGGCCCGGGAGCGCAGGCAGGGCCCGGAGCCGGCCGAGAGGGCGGCCTCCCTGTCGCCAAGATGACGTCGGGAACGCGAGGGCGGTGCCGGGAGCAGGAGAGGCCTGGGGGCCCCAGCCGGCCCTTCTGCCTCAGCCCACCGCtgtccctgggggcaggggcaggcgtGGGCGTCTGCGCTCCATCGGAGAGCTTTGTGGACCTCTGAGGGGAAGGGCCAGCAGGAGGGTCCGTCTTCTCACTCAGGATGCCCGGTGATTGGCGCCGGGAGTCCGCACCCTCTGGCGCGGGGCGGGGGAGAATTGGGTAACACCAGACACGTGGGTAGTTCCCTGCGGACCCTTCCTCTCCTGGAGGACCGCCCGTCCTCTCCCTTTGTGCGGGCAAGGCAGCTCTGGAGCCTTGGGGACTCTTCCAGAAGAGGGGCCCGGAGCTGCCAGCACCAAGAGGAGGGCCAGGGCTCGCCCCCTCCTGCTGCGGGGGCCGCGCACCCAGCCGCCCCACTTCTGCTTCCGCTCTGCGTTTGCCTGGCTTCCAGGGCCCTGAGCAGGTCACCCTGTCTGTCGGCAGTCTGGCCCGCAGGCCAGGGAGGGTCCCTggggcccccagccccacagtgGTGGCGCCCGCGTGGGGGCAGAGTGTGAtgccaggaagaggagaggggagccGTGGGAGGCCGGGAGAGGCCTGCGTGGAGATGGGCGGCAGGAGGGAGAGGCCCTTAGAGCTGCCCGGCCAGGGGCTGCTGGCCCGCTGGGGCGGAGCATGGGGTTCACTTGCGCGCAGCGAGGGCCGAGGTGAACGTGGGAGCCGGGATCGGGAATCGCTCAGGGCAGCGGGCTTTGCAGCGGGCACAGGCTGTCCGGAAGGCTCTGGCCAGGAATGCTTTGGCCCCTTGCCCTGGGGCTGGCCAGGAGCtcggccaggggtggggggtgccggGGGTCTTGGctctgcgccccccaccccagcgctAGCCTAGCTTCCCGGGCTGTTctcagaggaaagcaggcttcttgcctcCTTCCTCTAAGACAGCACACCTGGGACAACCTGGGGCAGCGGGGTCACCCccctcccagtccctggcaaAGACTGAGACTAAAGCGTCACTTAATAAAGACCCCTCGAAGCCCAACCCCGTCTCCTGGTGCCATTGTGTCTGGTTGTATTGGGATGTTGGCACTTTCTTCCTGGCGTTTGCAGAAAGTTTCTTCGAGGTGAACCCCTGAAAGCAAGAACCCAGCAACCCAGGGATGATTTTGTGGAAGACTCCGTCAAGTTCCGTGGCCCTGTGAGCGGCTCGTGGCTTTGCAGGGGTGCTGGCGGGAGCTCCAGCAAGGACAGCTCCGGTGGGGCGGGCGATGCGTGGCCTCCCGCTGGGTCCCATGAGCAGGGCTGAAGCTCTTccacgggggcggggggcgtgcGTGGGGGCCCGGACACCAGCCTCTGGGGCCTCAGCCCTTGGCCCCCAGCAAGGACTGGAGCGGCTGGTGTGTCTGGGGATAAACAGGAATGGCGGTTCCCTTGTGGTGCAGCCCCATTTCCTGGAGGCGTTCGCTCTGGACTCTGCCCAGCACCGAGGCTCAGTGAGAGGTGCTTTCTGAGGTCACAAGTCAGGATTTGGGTTCCCGAGCCCAGgcgtccccctgcccccaccgcccTGCTCATGGCAGAACCTGGACCCCTGGTGCGCCCCCTGGTCTGAGGAGGGTGCCATGCCGCCCTGGCCAAGTCTGGGCTGGCTCTAGCCTGGTGTGGCCAGTCTGATGTCCATGGGCTTGGGTCAAGCCGGAGGGGCTGGCTGTGTGCAGGAGGCCGAGTGAGTGGCCTGCTAATGGGGTTGGGCCACCCCGCGCTGCTCCCTGGGGGCTGGACAAGGCTGGGATTGTTCCCTGGCTCCCCTTTGTCTCACTCCCCGCCCAGGCTTGGCCCGCCTGCCCgctgctctctccctcctgtcAGCTTGGCTGGCAGGAGCCCCAGGCCTGCTGACCCACCGGGTGGGGAGCGCCGGCCACGCTCTGGGTAAGCCTGGGGTGTGACACCTGCTCTGGGGGACCAGAGGAGGAGCGCCTGCTCCAGACCCCTCTTCTGTTTAAATGGCTACTGCACACAGCCCTCCAGAGACCCCAAACCCTACCGTTAAGGGAAGGGACCCCAAAGGGAGCTAGGCCCCAGCATCTCCACCCCCACCCGTCCCCAGGGAGGTGGGCAGCGCGCAGGATGGGTCAGATCACCCCCATCCCACTCCTGGGAGGGGCTACGGGACCGGGGAGGCCTCATCTAAAAGCCAGGCCACAGGGACTAGAGACCGGGTCTGCCTCCGCCCAGCAGGGTCCCCAGCACCCAGGTCAGCAGCAGAGCCCGGCAGGAGCAGAGGCCCGGGACCGGCTGGCGGTGAGGCCCGGAGTGAGCCGCGCACAGGCACACACCCAGGCCGCCGCgcgggaggcaggaagaggggcggggcagggctgTATTGTTGCCGCGCTGttttggctgggggagggggagggtcctcctctccctcccccgggGCAGCTCCACCCGCCGGCTGGCCCAGCCCCTCCAGTGGTGCCAAGGAATGtgcctgggagaggcaggaggggccgCGGAGCCGCAGCCACCCGGAGGCAGAGCCCAGGTCTGGAGCAGAGGGGTACGGGGCTCAGGAGGGTCGGGGACCCCCGGAGCACATGTGTAGTCTTTAGAGAAGAGCCAGGCTCGCCCTGATTCGTTGCGACTCCCGCGGCCATCCGGCCTCTCCCCGAGCTCTGGGCGAGCGCGGTCAGTTTCTGTGCTCGGCCCGGCTCCGCGGGCCAGGGGGCGttctggggcggggcggggggtgcgcGGATGCTCTCGGCACTGACCTCCCTGACTCAGGCTTCCGCAGAGACCGAAACGGGGGGCTGGGGACCCGGGCCCGGGGTTTGGGACTGCTAACCCCGGCTGCCTTCGCGCGGGGGAGCGCCCTGCACTGTCTGTCCCGGGCTGAAGCTGAGCAGCCCCTCTCACTCGCGAACCGAACGCCCCAGGCGGGGACGGGAGCACGTGGTATGACGGAGGACGCCAGCTCCCGCGCGCACCTGCGGGCACAGCGCACTCCCGCTCCCGGTGGCCAGGCCCGGCCTGCCTGGGGTGAGAAGGGGCCCAGGATGGGGGCAGACACCTGATTCCCTCACCCCGCACTTTGTCTCTAGGTCACGGGTGGAGGTGCCGGGCCACCATGCTCAGTCTCAAGCTGCCCCAGCTCCTCCGAGTCCACCAGGTCCCTCGGGTGAGGGGCTTGACCCACCAGCTCCCCGTCCCCAGGCTTCCCCCTCTGAGCGGCTGGGCGTGGGTGTGGGGGGCTCCTTCCTGCAGGCATCCCTCTGCTGTCTAAGGAACCTGCTGGCGacccctccccagagcccaggatgCTCGTCCACCCAGAGtcccttctccccgcccccccccgccccagctcacccctcccctctggtccCCTTCCCACTGCCTCCCGGCTTTCTCCTCCGCTCTCTGGGTATTTGGGACGCGGTAAGGCGCGGCTCTGAGTTGGCTTGGCTTTGGGGCGGGAGTGACCTCCAGCCCACTCTCTTCGACGCCGCTTGCGGAGGTCTCTCGCGGGCCCAGTGGCGCCCCCCGACCTTGTGCCCCACCCGGCCCCGCACAGGTGTTCTGGGAGGACGGCATCTTGTCTGGCTATCGCCGCCCCAGCAGCTCGGCCCGGGACTGCGTCCTCAGCTCCTTCCAGATGACCAACGAGACGGCCAACATCTGGACTCACTTTCTGCCCACCTGGTGAGCGGCGCCCCGACGGGGTCcccggggggggggcaggggccgCGCGGCGGGTGGGCGGCGGGCCTGAGCACCTGCCGGCCGCAGGTACTTCGTGTGGCGCCTGCTGGCGCTGGCGGGGGCTCCGGGCTTCCGGGCGGAGCCGTACCACCGGCCGCTGCTCGTCTTCCTGCTGCCCGCCTGCCTCTACCCCTTCGCGTCGTGCTGCGCGCACACCTTCAGCTCCATGTCGCCCCGCGCGCGCCACATCTGCTACTTCCTGGACTACGGCGCGCTCAGCCTCTACAGCCTGGGTGAGCcccgcggggcgggggcggggccggcaggCTGTGGGGGCGGGCCCTCGGTGCTCTGGGGGCGGGGCCGAGCGGGCGCGCCCTGGATACGTCAGCTCCAGCCCCGCCCCCTTGCTCCCCAGGCTGTGCTTTCCCGTACGCCGCCTACTCCATGCCGGCCTCCTGGCTGCACAGCCGCCTGCACCGGCTCTTCGTGCCTGCTGCCGCGCTCAATTCCTTCCTGTGCACCGGCCTCTCCTGCTACTCCCGGTGGGTTTCCCGCCAGTGCGGAGGGGGAAGGCGGAGGGACAGGACACAGCTGGAGGCCCGAGACACACCGGAGGCCAGCGGTGGCGTACCTGCGCCTCGGGCTCTTGATCGACATGAGTAACAAAGGCCCGGCTTACTGAGGACTCCCCCGGTGTCGCTCCCCCAGCACCGAACCTGCCCCGTCTCCTTGGATTCTCACGGCCACCCTGGagcggcgggcgggcgggtgTCCACCGCCTTCACGGGTGTGGTCACTTACAGAGGCTCCCAGGCCCTAAGGGCTTTCATGGCCACTAAGCTAGTGACAGTCCATCTTGGCCAAAGGACCCCTGACCTTCAGTGACCACCGCCAGCAAGGGTGGTGACTCGCCTTTCCCTTCCTCAGGTTCCCCGAGCTGGAGAGCCCTGGGCTCAGTAAGGTCCTCCGCACGGCCGCCTTCGCCTACCCCTTCCTGTTCGACAACCTTCCTCTCTTCTACCGGGTAAGGGGGCCCCgggctcctgccctccctgctccccggaCCCTCACTCCCCAAGGCCCTCCCGGCAGCTCCGCTTGTCTTCTGCCAGCTCGGACTGTGCTGGGACAGGGGCCCCGGCTGCGGGCAGGACGCGCTGAGCGCCAGCCACGGCTACCACCTGCTGTGCGCCCTGCTCACTGGCTTCCTCTTCGCCTCCCACCTGCCCGAGCGGCTGGCCCCGGGGCGCTTCGACTACATCGGTGAGAGCTCAACAGTGGTGCCCATccaggaaggggtgaggggagacAGCGTCCCAGAGCACAGAGCGAACCGAGGAACGGGGTACCGCAGCCAGGAAGAGCACGCAGGGCCCAGGCGCACCCCTCCCCACATAACAGTGGCACCAGCAGCACGGGTACCGGGGGCCTTCTAGGTTTTCTTAGTCCCCGTTTAGGGGAGCAGCCCGCCCAGAGCAGGAGGTAGTCAGGGTGGCCCTGGGAACGGAGTCTGTGCCCTGAgctgcccgccccccccacaGGCCACAGCCACCAGCTCTTCCACATCTGCGCCGTGCTGGGCACGCACTTCCAGCTGGAGGCCGTGCTGGCTGACATGGGATCTCGCCGAGCCTGGCTGGCCACGCAGGAGCCCCCCGTGGGCCTGGCGGGCACGGTGGCCGCGCTGGGCCTGGCGGTGGCCGGGAACCTGCTCATCATTGCTGCCTTCACAAGCTCCCTGTTTCGGGCCCCCAGCACCTGCCCCCTGGTGCAGGGCGGCCCCCTGGAGGGGGGTATGAAGGCCAGACAGCAGTGAGGCCCCATCTCTGAGCCTGCCCTGGGGGAAGGCGGAGGCCAGGCCTTGGTGCTGGGGAGGAGCCCAGACTCGGGCCTGATGGGCGGGGCACATGGAAGCCGGGAGCCGAGAGTGGCTGcggagagagggcagaggagaggaaagggccAGGGCGCTGCTGGCAGCAAGCAAGAGGGGCAGCGACGGTGTGCTCAGCGGGCCGGGGAAGTGCTGAGGGTCGGAGAGGGGCAGCGCGAGTGCCAGGCCGCAGCTGAAGGCTGGCGACGGGGAGGTGCTGAGGCCCTGACACCTGGTCCCGTTTCTGGCTGCGAGTCTCTGCCAAGCCCGGGGAAGCACTAACAGGACTAACCTAGACCCCCGACCCCGCGCGCTCGCTCGGCCTGCAGACCCACGGCCGCCCTGCCTCCCGACCAGGGGCTCTCTGCACTCGGGGAAGAGGCTGTCCCCCGCACAGCCACGCGCTCCAGCTGTCCGGGCCTTCGGGTGTTCCACAGAAGTGGGtgtcctgggtggggggaggggtgctgggctAGAGGGGGACCCTAATAATTAGACCTTTAGAAAGCTCCCTTCGATGCTTCCAAATAAAGCAGTCAACGGCAGATCTGGGGGAGCACTGAGACTGAAGAggcccgcctccccaccccctccaccccgccccccaaaacCCCACAGACAAAGAATCACGGCCCCAGTTCCTCTTCCGGAGTTTATTCTGGAGCAGCGGGATGATGGGGACCCCACCCTTGCGGGACGGGAGGCGGGGGGAGAGGCGGGGTgcgggggggaggtgggagggctgcCAGCTGGCCAGGGCCACAGGGCGCCCGCTCTAGGCCGTGCCGTAGAAGCGCCGGTAAGCGTCCTGGAAGCCGATGTGGTCAGCCAGCTCGTCGCAGTCGGGGTTGAGCTCGCAGACTTCCCTCTTGGGCTCCAGGGGGTCCGGGTAGGGGGCTGGGGCTCTGGCGCGCCGAGAGAGAGGCATCAGCCTCCAGGCGCAGCGCCCACGGCCCCGGGGCTCCCCACGCGTCCCCAGGCCCGGTCTGGAGCCACGGGGCCCTGGACAGCACTCACCCCAGCCCGGGGTCCAGGTAGCGCCGGAGCCTCCTCACCACCTCGCTGCCCTCCCGCTTGGCCACGAAGGCTGTGGGGCACAGAGGCGGGCGTCAGGGGGCTCGGGGCCTGCGGGGTGACACGCGCATCCCCCCACAGGCCCTGCCTCATACCTGCTCCTCTGCGGGACTCTGCACCGCTGGGCTTCGCATCTGCAGGGGAGAGGGTCTGGTTCAGCCCTGCTCgtcccggcccccacccccaggacagaGCCCATAGGAGGGGGGGCGGCTGGGCGAGCAGCAggtaggggaggggaggctggggccagGCGGGCCACTCACCGGCCAGGCCCGCCAGGCAGAGCGCAGCCAGGGCCAGCAGGGTGAGGGCCGTCACGGGCCTCATGGCGGGTCTGTCCTGTCTGTGTCCGTGAGCGGCTGCGGGGCTGCTGGGCCTCAGTTGGTTTGTCTCTTGCCGCGGCCAGCACCCGCGCCACTTATACTCCTAGTTGAGCCCCGCAGGCGAGGGGGGCGCCCCCCATGTTGTGGGCGGGTCCCGGGGGACTGTGCCAGGGCCATGTGGGAGTCATCTGCCCCAGCTCTAAAGGCCAAACCCCGAAGGATGTTGTGGTTGGAACTGGAGCTGCCTGGGCAGGCCCGGCCCCTCCCCAGGGGGCGCACCCCAAGTCCCCCCACTCCAGCCTCAGTTTGAACACCAGTGGGCCAGGCCAGGGCGGGGGGGCTCCAGGTCTAAAATAGGCTCCGGGAGAGCCGGGCTGCCTCTGGAAGCCTGTGATTTGCACCGCCGGCCGAGGGCAGGAGCCAAACCCCAGGGAGGGGGAGCCCGAGGCAGCGATGCCCTCGCTCACCCCAAGGCAGGGCGGAGGCGCCCATCCCCGCAGGGATGTCCGTGGCAGGCCTGGTGTAGGGGTGCTGGGGACCCTCGCCCGGAGCCCCTCGCAGGGGCACAGACCGGGCCTGTGAGGAGGCGGAGGCTCCCTGGTCCTCTCCTCGGGGTTCACAATGGGGACCGGTCTTCCGAGACAGACGTCCGGCCTGCAAAACCCCAGCCCAGCACCCCTGAGGGCCACGACCCCCCAGTCCAGCCTGGAGAGGATGGGGAAAGGGTGCCCTCATGCCGCCTCGCTGTCCACCCTACGGCCTGCAGCCGGGCGGGAGGGGGTCTCCCGTGTGAATGCCGCAGCCCTGCTGGGCTCAGGGCAGCCAGCAAGGGTCCCTCGATATCTGCCCGTGTGTCTCCAGTGCCCCCAGCCAAGCATCCCGGGGGGCTTTTTCTGTGCCCCACGTGTACGCATCCACTTCACCCGCCGGTCAGAAGACCTGCCCGTCGGCGCATGTGTGCGCGTGCACAGGCGCTCACCATGTGGGAGACGGAGGGAGGCCTGCCTGGGGCCCCCATCACAGTGAACCCGGGTGGCAGACAAGGGCTGGCCCCGGGGTCCCGGTCTCCCGGTCGAGGGGCTTTGCTGCCTCCCTGCACGGACATGCGGTGGGCAGCGGCGCCCCCACCAGCCCGCCTCGGCCTGGAGGCTCTCAGAGCAGCTCGGGGGGGGCCTCGCGGGGGGGTCCTCGGCCCTGGAGAGACTGGGAGAGGCCGGCGGAGGAAGCGTCCTCGCAGATTACAGTGTAGGAAGCGGAGGAGGTTTATTTACGGATGTGGGGAGAACATGGCAAGGGCCCTGGGGCTGGCCGGCAAGGGGGCAATCAGGGCAGCCCGAACACAGATGCCCCGGGCCAGGTCCGGGGGTGCTCAGGAACGGGCGGGGCAGGCGGCTGGCTCCGACCTGCAGGACAGAGAGCCTGGGGCCTGATTCCCGGCGTTGGTGCTGGCCGACAGCCCTCGCGTCCGAAGAGAACAGGGAAGGGtctgaaggggtgtgtgtgtgtgtctgtgtgtgaccCCAAGGGAGCCCCCAACGCAGAAGGGCTGGTCAGGCGTCATCCTCCGGCTAATTCCATCCGCACTCAGGGACTGGCCACCACTTCACCGGTTCTCAGGGGCAGCCGGCCCTGGCCCTTGACCTCGACTGCCCTCTGTTCCTGGTCCGGCGGCCGCCTCCTCACTCGGACCCCCCCAGCACGCCCGGCAGCTCCTTCTGTTCTCTGTGCAGGGCCTGCAGCAGCAGAGGGACACGCAGCCCAGGAGAAACCGTAACCTTCCCCTCCACTCGGCCTGACCCCAGGCCTCTTTCCCCCAGCGACACGGAAGGggtctcggctcaggtcacaggcCCAGCAAGAGAGGGGCAGGCAAAGGCCTCTGTGGAAGGTGTCCCCTACTCAGCAGGCTGGCGGTCATGGCCACCGAGGCTGGGCCTCCCCAGAGCAGCGCCCAGCATGACTAAGGGCCCCTGAGTGTCCCCTGACACTAGCAGGGTCGCAGCTGGGCCATGGGCTGGGACACGGACAGCCCTGCAGGTGCCACATGAAGTCACGCACCAGCTCACCAGGGCACCCACTGCCCACTCAGTGGGGCTCTCTGGCTGCGTTGGGGCTGCTATGGCTCTGAGCAGGGGCTGTGCGCCCCGCTCTGAACACAGCAGCTCTGAACGTCAGGGCTGGCCGGCTTGGAAGTCGGGCTCCAGACAGGAGAGTGAGCCATGGCCTCGTGGGGACAGAGTGGCAGCGGCGGGGAGCACACTGCCTGACGACTCAGCAGGGTGCCCCCAAGGAGGCCCGGGTCAGGACCCTGTGGGTACCTGCTGCCCAGTGCCCCAGAgccagggagggggtgagggcaggagggaaagCGAGGCCACTGGCCGGCTCCTGCTGCAGCCTCCGAGGCTCGGGGACCCGGGAGCCTGGGATGTGGGGACCCACGGTGGCGAGGAATGGAACGGGAAGGCCTGCCCCGGGAACCCGCAAGTGGTTACGAGTAAAGACGGGCTGCGCGTCTGGGTGACGGAGCGAGCCCAGCAGTGGTGCCCACAGCCCTGGACTGGAGCCGctctgagggggagggagggagggggagagggaatcccaagcagactccctgctgactgcGGGGGGGTGGGATCCGACCACGAGCCCGAGGGCATggcctgagctgagctg
The window above is part of the Mustela erminea isolate mMusErm1 chromosome 17, mMusErm1.Pri, whole genome shotgun sequence genome. Proteins encoded here:
- the PAQR6 gene encoding membrane progestin receptor delta isoform X1, whose amino-acid sequence is MLSLKLPQLLRVHQVPRVFWEDGILSGYRRPSSSARDCVLSSFQMTNETANIWTHFLPTWYFVWRLLALAGAPGFRAEPYHRPLLVFLLPACLYPFASCCAHTFSSMSPRARHICYFLDYGALSLYSLAPPPCSPGCAFPYAAYSMPASWLHSRLHRLFVPAAALNSFLCTGLSCYSRFPELESPGLSKVLRTAAFAYPFLFDNLPLFYRLGLCWDRGPGCGQDALSASHGYHLLCALLTGFLFASHLPERLAPGRFDYIGHSHQLFHICAVLGTHFQLEAVLADMGSRRAWLATQEPPVGLAGTVAALGLAVAGNLLIIAAFTSSLFRAPSTCPLVQGGPLEGGMKARQQ
- the PAQR6 gene encoding membrane progestin receptor delta isoform X2, with translation MLSLKLPQLLRVHQVPRVFWEDGILSGYRRPSSSARDCVLSSFQMTNETANIWTHFLPTWYFVWRLLALAGAPGFRAEPYHRPLLVFLLPACLYPFASCCAHTFSSMSPRARHICYFLDYGALSLYSLGCAFPYAAYSMPASWLHSRLHRLFVPAAALNSFLCTGLSCYSRFPELESPGLSKVLRTAAFAYPFLFDNLPLFYRLGLCWDRGPGCGQDALSASHGYHLLCALLTGFLFASHLPERLAPGRFDYIGHSHQLFHICAVLGTHFQLEAVLADMGSRRAWLATQEPPVGLAGTVAALGLAVAGNLLIIAAFTSSLFRAPSTCPLVQGGPLEGGMKARQQ